attttcgtgtttgttaatttatttataagcgctgtttccaccacagcagtttaacagcgggtggtgttgtgccgtttctgcacGCGAAGGGGAGCCGGTGTTCTGCGGGGGTCAGAATTCGGCAGCTATGCAGCGCACAGCGCCTCACGGTCCGCATAATTGAttatatttacagcgctcgagctagccgcgaaataatgacagaaaaccctgaggaagatgcagaattctgtatgggattagaatatgagtgtGAAGGACATTAAAAAAACTTGTTTTGTAGAGAACCAGGAGATGAGaaatatttgagaagcagctgtaactttacctgtgagtaactcacacaccagaacaccccacgctgcaggataaacggataaatctgatcatttcggtggttggttggttgttggggttttattgccactacagcacaaatgtggctatttgtggcgataatttcggtgaaaattagtgaaacctgtagagtttattgagtttttgctgtatgatctcctcagtgagaatccccaacccataaccaatcagtgagctacaactgcttacccctcccactgctctttcattgtggatgcgcagaatgtcttaaatatcCCGTTTTTCAAAGTAGATTTGGCACGTCACATGGTTAATATACTGTCACTATTTTACAaaaccgtcaccatatttaaataccgtggtataccgaaatactgTCATACCACCCAACCCTAATTTATCCTGATTCTGTCTTCATGACCAGGAACAGCTAAACTGTTCAACCTCTTCTAGTGTATTACCTAAACATTGGTTCTTTTTACCACCggaaagatgagccaaaacaaagtactTGGCATTTAGTACAGATAGCTATGGCATAATACAAAAATGTGGccgtgtaaacaaaaataaaacagaatgacagaatgtaggttacatgctgctccactgttgtacctggtgactacaactagatttaTCACAAGTCCCAAAATCAGTGGCTCAAAAAGGgagtatgcagcgtatgcgaatggaaaatctcttgacgtgaatcacagagccagttcaaggataaagttccgcctttcaggagaaacagccaatcagcttgctggtttttcgAAGCTCAGTGGGCGCCGacagtatgtttgcatacacctcaaaaagtatgtagttgcacccctgcctAAAATGCAATGTGTTTCACAACTTTAACACCTAACTTTCCCAACACTCTGCTTCCCCGTGaagcaaagcacacacacacagcaaagtgTCCTCCATTAGAGCACAACAGTCAATATTGacggagaaaaaaataaacatgttcaTTTGTCTCACAATACGTTGATGAAATAATTATCAATTCAGAcctacctgagtgtctccagtttgcagtgtggatcctctagtctggcagaaagcagcttcactcctgactttCCTGGGtgattgtaggtcagatccagctctttcaggtgggaggggtttaaaatcagagctgaagccagagaagaacaacctttctctgtgatcatacaaccagataatctgcagacagagcaaaaaaacatgtgagtgagagaaaatagaaagaaggaaagagcaACAACGTGGCAGACTAAGGAAATAATGCACTTTAAGATTCAATAAACGCTTTTTTTCACATTACCTTcagctaaaatattttttgcttgtgcatcacaattttgtgTGATATGtctcaaatgttcattcaagttggacattCTTAAGATGACTACAGACCGATGAGAGTTTGTATTTGTCCTTCACAAgacactttttcttgtgtgatttgttataatataatgtatataatataatataatataaacaccgGAATTTCACAATTAGACCTGTATAATCtcaaaacaaaaatcacagaaacactgacctgagaatctgcagtttacaatgtgaactctttagtccagaagagagcagctccactcctgaatcctgcaggtcattgttactgaagtctatctctttcagggaggagttttccaggtttaaaattGTTCCCatattttcacacgtctttactccaagattgcatgaagctagtctaaaaacaagtataaacaacagattttacaataaaccctaataaggattttttatttgaatggatagacaaataatagaaaacagaattaaactgtaaaatatattgtcTGTCTAAAGtactggtgtttctttatactgaaacaAGTTAAAATGGACaaagaaaaagtttaaaaaagcagAGGAAGAGCAAGGGGGCTTTTCAGGGTATGTGAATTTACTGAACCTATCATTTTTCTTTCTGCCCtttaaaacttaaatattcattatatttatatattattaactttaggtATCTGTTAGAGCAAACAAACAGTAATGATGCTTTAGAGTAGAGCTTGGAAATATGctttgtggttttgcattgttacTAGCCCTAAATTACTAGCTCTTATCTCACCTTTTTCGGAAAGTGCTGAACTAAGATGTAGGAAATGAGTTTGAGCAGACAAATATTTCTCTGTTTATAAGACTATTCACATGTTGAgatcatattatttatattcttcaggtaaatgttttttccatttgtgtGATTTCATAAACCTTGACTCACTTCTTCATATTTTtaagagaacaaaaataaaatgattaaatgtgtttattggtgTAAATCTGTAATTCTGCCTCCAGAAAAGTGAAATGCGAGCATGTTTACGTTGCACACATTAAACTAGAACAGTGTGTAAAATCAATCAGTGCTTTCTGTAAGATACCATAAAATATGTAGAGTGCTATTGTTCGTATTGGATGTGCTGTGCTTTTCCACAGATTTCCACATTCAAATCATAGTTTGAGTCAGTATGTGCTTATTGTTTGtttaaaggccctattttagcatcaaatgcacaccatgcagcttgattttgggcacgtcagtgtgtctttgctatcataacgaagggaaaagtacacattgtacAATTATGCTTAATTGTATAGCCTGTCATCAGGCAAAAAGGACAGAGTCTTAattatttaactcaaaatattaaggtgGTTTTGATTCTTTTTAACTTAGAATCCTTAATGTGCTGAATAAATGTTGGCAGATGAATGCTTGTACTGCACAGCTCAAACCACTCCTTCATGTTCATCTTAAACAATATCTATAGAGATAAACAGGAGATTAATTCCGGTAGAAGAGAAAACCTATTGAACTAATGCCTCACAGTAACAGCAACAGTGTGTACTGTACTGGGATGTACAGTAAGatattaagtatttaaatatGCAGAGTTTGATGTTACAAATAAATGCTGATAAATGTTCATCACATTGTATTGTTCAACATTTCTCTAAAGCATActgaaatgtgatttttttagtcAAATAACCCAGCACTATTTTAGTGTGTATCTGCAGAGGATGTGCATTAATTTTAACCAAAAACACTTAACACATAAGTTGcctaaactattaaactattttcTTAAGGCTGTCTCTGATCAGTCTAAGACAGAAATTATCTCATTTATAAATTATCTGTACTGTTTAGAATAATGTGagggtttaattattattacacacacaggATAATTAATGTGTAacaatgtaaataatgtgaatctACCTGTGAATCAATGAAAAGTGCTAAaaatcagcagttcaaaaaaaaacctgaataaaGACCTGAATGAAAATACTTACAGAGCTCtcctggatattttaactactggcagcagcttcagaagacactcctctgatgggtgatatttactgaggtcaaactcatccagctcttcttctgagttcaccaacacaaaagccagagctgaccactgagcaggagagaggctgGCCTGATGAAGACGACGGTCAGCACCTCCACTTAGGTATTTCtgaacttcctgcactagagagtgatcattcagttcattcaaacaGTGGAACAGATTAATAGATTTCTCTGAAGAGGAgctctcctcaatcttcttcttgatgtatttgactgtttccttgttgctgtgagagatcctctctgATGGGGTCAGTAAGTCTCGtaatagagtctgattagactccagtgagagacccagaaggaaacgaaggaacaggtccaggtgtccactctcactctgtaaggctcggtctacagcactgctgaggaagccaGTCATCGTTGACCTGCTGAAAAGCTTGAAAGCTTTACTggtttgttgttcagtggattgttcttttggaatttttctgttgagaaacgcatataaagcagcgaggaattcctgaacgctcagatgtacaaagctgaagaccttccccaggtgcagctcatgttcctccctgaagatctgggtacacactcctgagtacactgatactTCTTTAATATcaatgccactctctcttagatcttgcTCATAGAatatcaggtttcctttctccagctgctgaaaCGCCAGTTTCCCCAAAGCCAGAATACTttctctagtctgctgaggatcagggtcactttttccactgtacttctggttcttgagtttgatctgaaagatcagaaagtgtgtgaacatctgtgtcagggttttggggatttctccactctcagcttcactcagcattctctctagaacagtggctgtaatccagcagaagactggtatgtggcacatgatgtagaggcttcttgaagacctgatgtgtgtgaagactttgttggccaggtcctgattcctgatcctcttactgaagtactcctgtttctgagggtcactgaaaccccgcacttctgttacctgatcaacacactcaggaggAATCTGACTGACTGcggctggtcgagaggtgatccagagaagagcagagggaagcagattccccttgatgagatttgtcagcagaacatccactgaggtttgctttTCTATATCCTCCaatttctcattgttctggaaatccagaggcagtcgacactcatccagaccatcaaagatgaacatgatcttgtatcctttataatgtcttggttttaattcttgtgtttctgggaagaagctctgaagaagattcactAGACTGAGCtttttctccttcatcagattcagctctctaaaaggaagtggaaatatgaagagaacatcttgatttacttctccttcagcccagtccagaatgaacttctgcactgagactgtttttccaattccagcaactcctttagtcagcacagttctgatgggctggttctgttctggtaagggtttaaagatgtcgttgcatttgattggtctttcctgagtttgccttttcctggatgcagcttcaatctgcttcacctcatgttcctgattgacatctccaccccctccctctgtgatgtagagctctgtgtagatctcattcagaagtgctgagttTCCATagcctgagattccttcattgattttctgatatttatccctcagtttggatttgagcttttgttgacatgctggggttaattctgataacagaggaagatctgTAATCAGCTGTGATCATGCATTAGACCCCAATGTAGAACAACACCATGAcataatactttaaaatgaagacTGTAGTATGGTTTATTTGTAGCAGCTGTAGTTGATTTAGAGATATTCAGTATGTCCATACAAAATCAGTAAGAGTTAAGTTTAAGGACTACAGTTGATGCTGTGATACATTATTTTACAATTACAgaattatattcatttttgtttttcccTTCGGGACTTCACTGACAAATAAATTAGCACTTTAAGTTGGTACCCAGGgtcatgacccagaactcttactgctctgtagtttgttagcgaggtctgtctgcttcatgttcctcaggatgtgcagtgtgatcatcagcaccccctccctctgatcatcctccacctctctctcagagcatgctgggtaatctggactcaggagcttcttgaatgtgttcagctcattcttcactagagagataaacttctgctgcagctcctgattaaaaacaaacatcagagaatcactAAAGCTGTTACAGAACAGaagagatgatgacactgatctgaggaggAAAGGATTTATAGATGCTTTGGTGTGTAAAAggatttaaacatcatgttactGAGCAGCATCATATAGCatcaatattaacattattacagTTATACAGAACCTACAGGTGAATAAATTATGGTTATGattacaaaattttaaaagtgaaattaaaattaaatgtaaaagaaatcaggGAGATCTCCATCAAATATTTGGTTTAGaactaaccttgaatatgtggtccagtttctccctgtaattgtttattttcttcttactgtgaataacaaaaaaatccacactgtaatccacCTTAATAAATTATCTGATCGAAAAAAgttttgtttcaataaaatatgctgcaattactaataaaatccaccaggcagtcagactcctcaacacacagagacagagctgaaccccaccccacccaccacacacacttacacaaaactgaactgaacaccccaccaccctttaaacacacaaagactgaacttcacccacacacacagagactgaaatgtctttattcctatcagcaatatttgctgccactctcaaaaactataaactcctcagtaactgctgtgattatatatgttctatatgttacagtatgttacacaactctgcaccttatcctcactatacacattattataccgtatcggtactgcactgtcctgtcttttaaattatCTTGtcgtttgtatttattgttatttagtgttatagttttatgtcgtcactcttgcactttatgttgtctattgcttgttgttctatgttgcaccatggttccggaggaacgtaatttcattacactgtgtacctgtactcagatgtaatgacaataaaagcctcttgacttgacttgacttgacttgaaaataaagaatatcagaaaatcagaccaaaaactaaaagaaagacctttaattaaaatatgaactaaacgaattaaataaacatttttgcaattatgtGACCCTTTATCTGAAGTTTTGAGGCACGTGTAAAAACGGTTGCTTTGAACCACTGTGTCAATGCTTAATTTGTTCTACAATTAACAATAATGACATATAATTAAATGATAAACAGTGCCAATTagcaacaatgtgaatgtaattagaaAGGAGACAACTAGAGCGTTTGAAGTGAAGTGAAACAGTACTAACATATCACGCTACTGTCTCTATATGtagattaggggtgtgtgatacatATTGTCTATGATAATATATTAATTACTGTGTTAATGATGTGCAAGCTGATGTGATCGAGAATGCTAATCACTGGGGGAAAAACAACAATGAAAATTCCTTTACTCCACATGTTCACTGCATACATTGAGAATGACTATGCAGTGAGCTAGCATAGACTAACCATGCGATCACACTGGCAGATGACAAGTCTATGATGTTATCAGTGAGTGTGCTCTTGGTTACTTGCACTGTTTATCAGTGTGGCCAGTTGGCACAGACGCTAATCCAGCAAGCAACCCATCAAGCCATCTACTTTCATTCACGTTTAATTTTCCTCCGAACTGATGACACACCGGCACTGTGCTCAAGTGcctttctctcacactcacacacacatgaacacacacaaacaactgaTGGCACATTTCTCCTTTCCAGGttgttaaaggtggaatatggatcTACACTAGTGTTTTTTCCTCAACTAAAGTTCTCAGTTAAAATCaattactcagcacattaaaatattctcatttatactgacatataaaataaagcaaaaaatgatctagtctgcaaAACATAACACACTGTACAATAACTGTTGTCCCCTTCCCAGGTGAACAACCAGCACCAGGgaacagcatttttatttaattgatacCTCTGATatgaaaacaatttaatttagcaAATCTAATACTCAtccttttatttacattacaataCCCATTATTAAGACCTATGGTTTACAACCATGTGCACTGTTTGTGTCACgtaatacccaggcagggagacgaggaggcggacacaagtgcaggtaagggtaaatgaatgatttaataaataaatataaataaacaaagaatgaaatggaaatgaaagcgcagcgaaagttctactaaagactccaatgctacgtcacctaattacctatccaatcagctgttccctctgcctttaaataagatcactcattcagtacctttgctgcctttcagacgctgatggtcgttcttactgacgttgtccgcagttctctcgcttatgtcccgttctcgcttctagtgtgttcgaccggcgtctcgtgttggcctcctgttgctgacctcctactgctggccgctttgttggctggcggcccgcttctctaccccctcctgctctgtcccgccgccgccccagcccGCTGTCGGCGATAAGCCCCagctgtcccggtccttcaggcggtcgctgtctcggcgtggagttcggactctggtttggtcgccgtcgaagagcgctgtggatctgcttccgggttgcctctccctgtaacgcagtgttctgtcgtattgtgcaacccgtcgagatgtgcttctcgacGCTAGTGCCCATGCGCGGGtccattgtttgttttcttattttgtggttttctgttaagttgtggtctcccctccttactcttaactgtcctccgatattttgtttcggctttattgtattcctgctgacgcatgtttgaatatggggctttttctagcgttttttactttatttgtgtacTAGAGTAGCACGGTTCGAAAGGGTGGCAGGTTGTAActgagcaccggttcacccggcccctctgccttcgctccgcctcccctggcctctgctgctgctgctgcggctggcgcggacctgcccgtatctttctccttctggcgcgctctccctggaactttgacttttgctgagctgactggcgcgctcctgcctggatcttctactgttgctgtgctgcctagcgCGCTCCTGGTTCGTTCGCCGTTACTGCGCTGCTGTtgcgcttctatcggatctgctgctgctgctgctcctgcgctgctggtgcccttctgccggatctgctgctgctgctgctgctactgccctgcctggcgcttctgccggatctgccgccgctgctgctgctactgccctacctggcgcttctgccggatctgctgctgctgctgctgctactgccctacctggcgcttctgccggatctgctgctgctgctgctgctactgccctacctggcgcttctgccggatctgccgccgctgctgctgctgctgcccttcCTGGcacttctgccggatctgctgctgctgctgctgctgctactgccctacctggcgcttctgccggatctgctgctgctgctgctgctactgccctacctggcgcttctgctggatctgctgctgcgctgccacgtgtgtttctgcctgggtcctctgctgcatggcctcttcctcctcctgtttagctactgccgtgcctggcccggcttttggtaggccgtttgtttctcctgatgctgctatggttttccccgcgcttgcgtgctgtcatcctacaaggtaaggttcttcttttgc
This genomic interval from Astyanax mexicanus isolate ESR-SI-001 chromosome 1, AstMex3_surface, whole genome shotgun sequence contains the following:
- the LOC107197168 gene encoding NACHT, LRR and PYD domains-containing protein 14-like isoform X4, with product MMDLQNSSSGGGPPLLQEKRAASPAPSGVSMKSDWSMWEPPVFSSGGGSSGSRTETQRGASPEPSCVSMKSDWSIGDRPDFSSEDVTSDPHKKKINNYREKLDHIFKELQQKFISLVKNELNTFKKLLSPDYPACSEREVEDDQREGVLMITLHILRNMKQTDLANKLQSKLTPACQQKLKSKLRDKYQKINEGISGYGNSALLNEIYTELYITEGGGGDVNQEHEVKQIEAASRKRQTQERPIKCNDIFKPLPEQNQPIRTVLTKGVAGIGKTVSVQKFILDWAEGEVNQDVLFIFPLPFRELNLMKEKKLSLVNLLQSFFPETQELKPRHYKGYKIMFIFDGLDECRLPLDFQNNEKLEDIEKQTSVDVLLTNLIKGNLLPSALLWITSRPAAVSQIPPECVDQVTEVRGFSDPQKQEYFSKRIRNQDLANKVFTHIRSSRSLYIMCHIPVFCWITATVLERMLSEAESGEIPKTLTQMFTHFLIFQIKLKNQKYSGKSDPDPQQTRESILALGKLAFQQLEKGNLIFYEQDLRESGIDIKEVSVYSGVCTQIFREEHELHLGKVFSFVHLSVQEFLAALYAFLNRKIPKEQSTEQQTSKAFKLFSRSTMTGFLSSAVDRALQSESGHLDLFLRFLLGLSLESNQTLLRDLLTPSERISHSNKETVKYIKKKIEESSSSEKSINLFHCLNELNDHSLVQEVQKYLSGGADRRLHQASLSPAQWSALAFVLVNSEEELDEFDLSKYHPSEECLLKLLPVVKISRRALLASCNLGVKTCENMGTILNLENSSLKEIDFSNNDLQDSGVELLSSGLKSSHCKLQILRLSGCMITEKGCSSLASALILNPSHLKELDLTYNHPGKSGVKLLSARLEDPHCKLETLRVEHGGKIRIRPGFKKYGCDFTLDPNTVNPHLSLSEENRRVEWGVKRQSYFDRPERFDWWCQQVLSREGVTGRCYWEAEWSGRGGAVVALSYKTISRKGGGSDCQFGENKNSWSLNCSDKRYSVHHNKNRTALPLPPSGCRRVGVYVDCPAGTLSFYSISTDTPSHTLTHLHTLYTTFTRPLYVGIRLYYGSSVRLCKIE
- the LOC107197168 gene encoding NACHT, LRR and PYD domains-containing protein 14-like isoform X1, with amino-acid sequence MDLQNSSSGGGPPVIKEKRAASPAPSGVSMKSDRSKEEPPVFSSGGGSSGSRTETQRGASPEPSCVSMKSDRSMKDFPNFSSEDMTSDPQEKRAASPAPNGVSMKSDGSMHHPSEFSSGGGSSGSRTETQRGASPEPSCVSMKSDRSMEDHPYFISEDMTSDPQEKRAASPAPSGVSMKSDWSMHHPPEFSSGGGSSGSRTETQRGASPEPSCVSMKSDWSIGDRPDFSSEDVTSDPHKKKINNYREKLDHIFKELQQKFISLVKNELNTFKKLLSPDYPACSEREVEDDQREGVLMITLHILRNMKQTDLANKLQSKLTPACQQKLKSKLRDKYQKINEGISGYGNSALLNEIYTELYITEGGGGDVNQEHEVKQIEAASRKRQTQERPIKCNDIFKPLPEQNQPIRTVLTKGVAGIGKTVSVQKFILDWAEGEVNQDVLFIFPLPFRELNLMKEKKLSLVNLLQSFFPETQELKPRHYKGYKIMFIFDGLDECRLPLDFQNNEKLEDIEKQTSVDVLLTNLIKGNLLPSALLWITSRPAAVSQIPPECVDQVTEVRGFSDPQKQEYFSKRIRNQDLANKVFTHIRSSRSLYIMCHIPVFCWITATVLERMLSEAESGEIPKTLTQMFTHFLIFQIKLKNQKYSGKSDPDPQQTRESILALGKLAFQQLEKGNLIFYEQDLRESGIDIKEVSVYSGVCTQIFREEHELHLGKVFSFVHLSVQEFLAALYAFLNRKIPKEQSTEQQTSKAFKLFSRSTMTGFLSSAVDRALQSESGHLDLFLRFLLGLSLESNQTLLRDLLTPSERISHSNKETVKYIKKKIEESSSSEKSINLFHCLNELNDHSLVQEVQKYLSGGADRRLHQASLSPAQWSALAFVLVNSEEELDEFDLSKYHPSEECLLKLLPVVKISRRALLASCNLGVKTCENMGTILNLENSSLKEIDFSNNDLQDSGVELLSSGLKSSHCKLQILRLSGCMITEKGCSSLASALILNPSHLKELDLTYNHPGKSGVKLLSARLEDPHCKLETLRVEHGGKIRIRPGFKKYGCDFTLDPNTVNPHLSLSEENRRVEWGVKRQSYFDRPERFDWWCQQVLSREGVTGRCYWEAEWSGRGGAVVALSYKTISRKGGGSDCQFGENKNSWSLNCSDKRYSVHHNKNRTALPLPPSGCRRVGVYVDCPAGTLSFYSISTDTPSHTLTHLHTLYTTFTRPLYVGIRLYYGSSVRLCKIE
- the LOC107197168 gene encoding NACHT, LRR and PYD domains-containing protein 14-like isoform X3; the protein is MMDLQNSSSGGGPPLLQEKRAASPAPSGVSMKSDWSMWEPPVFSSGGGSSGSRTETQRGASPEPSCVSMKSDRSMEDHPYFSSDDMTSDPHKKKINNYREKLDHIFKELQQKFISLVKNELNTFKKLLSPDYPACSEREVEDDQREGVLMITLHILRNMKQTDLANKLQSKLTPACQQKLKSKLRDKYQKINEGISGYGNSALLNEIYTELYITEGGGGDVNQEHEVKQIEAASRKRQTQERPIKCNDIFKPLPEQNQPIRTVLTKGVAGIGKTVSVQKFILDWAEGEVNQDVLFIFPLPFRELNLMKEKKLSLVNLLQSFFPETQELKPRHYKGYKIMFIFDGLDECRLPLDFQNNEKLEDIEKQTSVDVLLTNLIKGNLLPSALLWITSRPAAVSQIPPECVDQVTEVRGFSDPQKQEYFSKRIRNQDLANKVFTHIRSSRSLYIMCHIPVFCWITATVLERMLSEAESGEIPKTLTQMFTHFLIFQIKLKNQKYSGKSDPDPQQTRESILALGKLAFQQLEKGNLIFYEQDLRESGIDIKEVSVYSGVCTQIFREEHELHLGKVFSFVHLSVQEFLAALYAFLNRKIPKEQSTEQQTSKAFKLFSRSTMTGFLSSAVDRALQSESGHLDLFLRFLLGLSLESNQTLLRDLLTPSERISHSNKETVKYIKKKIEESSSSEKSINLFHCLNELNDHSLVQEVQKYLSGGADRRLHQASLSPAQWSALAFVLVNSEEELDEFDLSKYHPSEECLLKLLPVVKISRRALLASCNLGVKTCENMGTILNLENSSLKEIDFSNNDLQDSGVELLSSGLKSSHCKLQILRLSGCMITEKGCSSLASALILNPSHLKELDLTYNHPGKSGVKLLSARLEDPHCKLETLRVEHGGKIRIRPGFKKYGCDFTLDPNTVNPHLSLSEENRRVEWGVKRQSYFDRPERFDWWCQQVLSREGVTGRCYWEAEWSGRGGAVVALSYKTISRKGGGSDCQFGENKNSWSLNCSDKRYSVHHNKNRTALPLPPSGCRRVGVYVDCPAGTLSFYSISTDTPSHTLTHLHTLYTTFTRPLYVGIRLYYGSSVRLCKIE
- the LOC107197168 gene encoding NACHT, LRR and PYD domains-containing protein 14-like isoform X5, producing MMDLQNSSSGGGPPLLQEKRAASPAPNGVSMKSDGSMHHPSEFSSGGGSSGSRTETQRGASPEPSCVSMKSDWSIGDRPDFSSEDVTSDPHKKKINNYREKLDHIFKELQQKFISLVKNELNTFKKLLSPDYPACSEREVEDDQREGVLMITLHILRNMKQTDLANKLQSKLTPACQQKLKSKLRDKYQKINEGISGYGNSALLNEIYTELYITEGGGGDVNQEHEVKQIEAASRKRQTQERPIKCNDIFKPLPEQNQPIRTVLTKGVAGIGKTVSVQKFILDWAEGEVNQDVLFIFPLPFRELNLMKEKKLSLVNLLQSFFPETQELKPRHYKGYKIMFIFDGLDECRLPLDFQNNEKLEDIEKQTSVDVLLTNLIKGNLLPSALLWITSRPAAVSQIPPECVDQVTEVRGFSDPQKQEYFSKRIRNQDLANKVFTHIRSSRSLYIMCHIPVFCWITATVLERMLSEAESGEIPKTLTQMFTHFLIFQIKLKNQKYSGKSDPDPQQTRESILALGKLAFQQLEKGNLIFYEQDLRESGIDIKEVSVYSGVCTQIFREEHELHLGKVFSFVHLSVQEFLAALYAFLNRKIPKEQSTEQQTSKAFKLFSRSTMTGFLSSAVDRALQSESGHLDLFLRFLLGLSLESNQTLLRDLLTPSERISHSNKETVKYIKKKIEESSSSEKSINLFHCLNELNDHSLVQEVQKYLSGGADRRLHQASLSPAQWSALAFVLVNSEEELDEFDLSKYHPSEECLLKLLPVVKISRRALLASCNLGVKTCENMGTILNLENSSLKEIDFSNNDLQDSGVELLSSGLKSSHCKLQILRLSGCMITEKGCSSLASALILNPSHLKELDLTYNHPGKSGVKLLSARLEDPHCKLETLRVEHGGKIRIRPGFKKYGCDFTLDPNTVNPHLSLSEENRRVEWGVKRQSYFDRPERFDWWCQQVLSREGVTGRCYWEAEWSGRGGAVVALSYKTISRKGGGSDCQFGENKNSWSLNCSDKRYSVHHNKNRTALPLPPSGCRRVGVYVDCPAGTLSFYSISTDTPSHTLTHLHTLYTTFTRPLYVGIRLYYGSSVRLCKIE
- the LOC107197168 gene encoding NACHT, LRR and PYD domains-containing protein 14-like isoform X2: MMDLQNSSSGGGPPLLQEKRAASPAPSGVSMKSDWSMHHPPEFSSGGGSSGSRTETQRGASPEPSCVSMKSDWSIGDRPDFSSEDVTSDPHKKKINNYREKLDHIFKELQQKFISLVKNELNTFKKLLSPDYPACSEREVEDDQREGVLMITLHILRNMKQTDLANKLQSKLTPACQQKLKSKLRDKYQKINEGISGYGNSALLNEIYTELYITEGGGGDVNQEHEVKQIEAASRKRQTQERPIKCNDIFKPLPEQNQPIRTVLTKGVAGIGKTVSVQKFILDWAEGEVNQDVLFIFPLPFRELNLMKEKKLSLVNLLQSFFPETQELKPRHYKGYKIMFIFDGLDECRLPLDFQNNEKLEDIEKQTSVDVLLTNLIKGNLLPSALLWITSRPAAVSQIPPECVDQVTEVRGFSDPQKQEYFSKRIRNQDLANKVFTHIRSSRSLYIMCHIPVFCWITATVLERMLSEAESGEIPKTLTQMFTHFLIFQIKLKNQKYSGKSDPDPQQTRESILALGKLAFQQLEKGNLIFYEQDLRESGIDIKEVSVYSGVCTQIFREEHELHLGKVFSFVHLSVQEFLAALYAFLNRKIPKEQSTEQQTSKAFKLFSRSTMTGFLSSAVDRALQSESGHLDLFLRFLLGLSLESNQTLLRDLLTPSERISHSNKETVKYIKKKIEESSSSEKSINLFHCLNELNDHSLVQEVQKYLSGGADRRLHQASLSPAQWSALAFVLVNSEEELDEFDLSKYHPSEECLLKLLPVVKISRRALLASCNLGVKTCENMGTILNLENSSLKEIDFSNNDLQDSGVELLSSGLKSSHCKLQILRLSGCMITEKGCSSLASALILNPSHLKELDLTYNHPGKSGVKLLSARLEDPHCKLETLRVEHGGKIRIRPGFKKYGCDFTLDPNTVNPHLSLSEENRRVEWGVKRQSYFDRPERFDWWCQQVLSREGVTGRCYWEAEWSGRGGAVVALSYKTISRKGGGSDCQFGENKNSWSLNCSDKRYSVHHNKNRTALPLPPSGCRRVGVYVDCPAGTLSFYSISTDTPSHTLTHLHTLYTTFTRPLYVGIRLYYGSSVRLCKIE